The Ruminococcaceae bacterium BL-4 region GTGAAGATTCAATTCAATTGTATGAGAACTGAACGTTGGAAGATATTGCTCAGGGATAAAATCAGAATGTTTTACAATATTCAATTTGGGATGATTGGTATTTAGCCATGAGGGTAAGTGCCCCCATGTAACAAAATGAATTTTATTTACCCAAGGAGTAAATTTTTCAATCCCGCGAAACCAATATTGAAGGTTATTCCAATCTCGGTAACGAATAGTCCGGGAATCTTCATTCGTATTGGGCATATACTGGGCTTTTTCTTTTTGCCATTCCGGGTCAGCCCCATCTACCCAGATTATAACAAAATCGACTTTGTCCATTCTTTTAATCTCCGTTTATAAAAAAGGCTTCTAAATCTTTCGTTTTTTCTTGGATATCATAATCCGAATTTCGAATTTCTTTTACAGCATCTGGATTCCGACTATTTTCATGGCTCATAATTTTATCTGCCCATTTTTCTGCCGAAAGATTTAAAGATAAATACTGACAGGAAGATGTCACTTGTGCTTCTTTAGAAATACAATCAGAAGCATAACAAGGAAGCCCATTTGCCTGTGCTTCAATTAAAACCAATGGCAATCCTTCAAAATGGGAAGGTAAAACAAAAACATCCATAGCCTGGTAAAGTTTTTCCACATTGGTACACACACCTAAAAACTTTACCACATCCTTTAATCCAAGTTTTTCCACCTGTGTATGTATCTTTTCCTCGTCTTCACCCTGACCTATCAAAATCAGAACAGATTTTGGATTCCTTTTATGAATTTCCTGAAAAATCTGAACAAGAAATTCTTGATTTTTTTGAAAATAGAACCGCCCAACATGTCCAATAACAAAGCAATCAGATATTCCCAGTTTGGCACGTTCTTCGTCTCTGATTGTTTTATTGAAAGCAAATTTTTCAGCCTCGATCGCATTTGTAATAATATGAAAGCGTTTGGATTTTATAATCTCTTCGCCAAACATCCATTTTGCTGACACTAAAGAACAAGCCCAAAAATCTGTTGCCAAATTTAGGATTTGTTTTTTATGATGTTTATGAAGAAAAGCGGTAATTGGTTCATCCATACTATTGGAATTATGTGAATGCATAATTCTTTTAGAAATTCCATATTTTTTTGCAAAGATCAATGGCTGAATATCTGTAAGAGAATTCGCATTTTCCCACAAAGCAGCATAACGATCCGCATTCTCACGAAACCATTTTTTCATAGTAAAATGGTTTCGAATCACGCCTGATTTTCTGCCAGGGATTACTTTTATTTTTCCCCCCAGTCTACGAATTTCTTCCGCATATGCAGGTTCTTTATTATAACATAAAAAATCGAACTGCACTTTTTGGCGATCAATATGACGATAATAATTCATCACAACACTTTCCAGCCCACCTGGATTATAAGTCATTCCAAAGACAAGTACGCGAATCTCCATCATTAAACTTCCTCTACCGTTTCTGTTTTACTTTTGCAAATAAAGTAGGGTGCTTTTCTTTTATAAAATAAATAATATTCCCCGTTGTTAAGCACGCATGAATTTGTTTTCGTTTTAAAAAGAAAGACATTATTCCAAAAGCATCACAACCAGTTTGAAAATAAGGAGAAAGTCTGTGATACAATTCCGACTCAAATAAACGATTCATCCAGAAAACTTTATCATGATGGGACATATGGGATTTCCGTTCATTATTCCGCTCAATGGCAGAAAAAACATAGCGGACATAAATTCTAGAAAGCTCCCCTAAAATGGAAGCTGTAATCATATTCCATTGTTCAAATTGCTTTATAAAAATCATGACTCTTTTTTCATGAATCGGAAAGTAGTCAGGAATAAATTGTCCTGTAGCGCTTTTATTTCCTCGCTTAAGATAATGATATCCACAGTCTTCTATCACTGCTAAAGTTTTTAGGTTACGGAAAGCACCCATATTAAATAGAAAGTCCTCATTAATTTTTGTTTCCCGATCAAATAAAATGTGATTTTCGCGTATGTAATCTAAAAAATAAAATTTATTATACACATACCCTAAGAGAGTCTTTCGTTCCAAATTGATCATAACATTCCGAATCTTTACAGAAGAATCTAAAAAACAAGGATCTGCCGTTACTCTCTTAGTATAAACAACTTTTCCTTGATCGCAATATTCTTCTATAATTCCACAAAGCAGGACCTGTGGAAAATGAAATTTTTCGATTGCTTTAAAAAAAGAAAAATAAAGAGAACTGTCAATATAATCATCGGAATCAATAAAAGTTACATATTTCCCGGTAGCATACCTTAATCCAAAATTTCTAGCGTTACTAACTCCTCCATTTTTTTCCAGATGAACTGTTAAAACTCTTTTATCCTT contains the following coding sequences:
- a CDS encoding Glycos_transf_1 domain-containing protein, with translation MMEIRVLVFGMTYNPGGLESVVMNYYRHIDRQKVQFDFLCYNKEPAYAEEIRRLGGKIKVIPGRKSGVIRNHFTMKKWFRENADRYAALWENANSLTDIQPLIFAKKYGISKRIMHSHNSNSMDEPITAFLHKHHKKQILNLATDFWACSLVSAKWMFGEEIIKSKRFHIITNAIEAEKFAFNKTIRDEERAKLGISDCFVIGHVGRFYFQKNQEFLVQIFQEIHKRNPKSVLILIGQGEDEEKIHTQVEKLGLKDVVKFLGVCTNVEKLYQAMDVFVLPSHFEGLPLVLIEAQANGLPCYASDCISKEAQVTSSCQYLSLNLSAEKWADKIMSHENSRNPDAVKEIRNSDYDIQEKTKDLEAFFINGD
- a CDS encoding putative Glycosyl transferase (Evidence 3 : Putative function from multiple computational evidences), with the translated sequence MEKSPFLSVVMPIYNTKDYVKQAIESVLTQTFSDFQLILLDDHSTDGSSAICDDYAQKDKRVLTVHLEKNGGVSNARNFGLRYATGKYVTFIDSDDYIDSSLYFSFFKAIEKFHFPQVLLCGIIEEYCDQGKVVYTKRVTADPCFLDSSVKIRNVMINLERKTLLGYVYNKFYFLDYIRENHILFDRETKINEDFLFNMGAFRNLKTLAVIEDCGYHYLKRGNKSATGQFIPDYFPIHEKRVMIFIKQFEQWNMITASILGELSRIYVRYVFSAIERNNERKSHMSHHDKVFWMNRLFESELYHRLSPYFQTGCDAFGIMSFFLKRKQIHACLTTGNIIYFIKEKHPTLFAKVKQKR